The following coding sequences are from one Streptomyces sp. NBC_01294 window:
- a CDS encoding L,D-transpeptidase family protein produces the protein MRAKRRAVVLGGAAALALPMVVAGGGSAQAASCYLTTGPYQRQVEQFLGRPVDGRQSAADCTAIRSFQASHGITPAQGYAGPLTWQTMNTMLAQRAAGRTPNKAGTCPTNRGRIACVDLTRQLSWIQDGATLKYGPVPVRTGKDGTETRTGLKKIYYLSINHWSTIYKVSMPYSQFFDGGIAFHSTTKSMWNPPGSGGCVNMRPADAKAYWNMLGKGEDVYVYGRKPGT, from the coding sequence ATGCGCGCGAAGCGGCGGGCGGTGGTGCTGGGCGGGGCGGCGGCGCTGGCGCTGCCGATGGTGGTCGCGGGGGGCGGGTCGGCGCAGGCCGCCTCCTGCTACCTGACCACCGGGCCGTACCAGCGGCAGGTGGAGCAGTTCCTGGGACGGCCCGTGGACGGGAGGCAGTCCGCGGCCGACTGCACGGCCATCAGGTCGTTCCAGGCGAGCCACGGGATCACCCCGGCCCAGGGGTACGCCGGGCCGCTGACGTGGCAGACGATGAACACGATGCTGGCCCAGCGCGCGGCGGGCAGGACGCCGAACAAGGCGGGCACCTGCCCGACGAACCGGGGGCGGATCGCCTGCGTCGACCTGACGCGGCAGCTCAGCTGGATCCAGGACGGCGCCACCCTGAAGTACGGCCCCGTCCCGGTCCGCACCGGCAAGGACGGCACGGAGACCCGGACCGGCCTGAAGAAGATCTACTACCTGAGCATCAACCACTGGTCGACGATCTACAAGGTCTCGATGCCGTACTCGCAGTTCTTCGACGGAGGCATTGCCTTCCACTCGACCACCAAGAGCATGTGGAACCCGCCCGGTTCGGGCGGCTGCGTGAACATGCGGCCCGCCGACGCCAAGGCGTACTGGAACATGCTGGGCAAGGGCGAGGACGTCTACGTGTACGGCCGCAAGCCCGGCACGTAG
- a CDS encoding STAS domain-containing protein codes for MEIERLVLPGPGPAAPQDAALLCARLARLYDGGAGAVVCDAAAVTTPGLADVQVLARLRLAARGRGGFAVTGAGPALRALLDLVGLVELLREAEEGEPPGGVQEGVESDDLAV; via the coding sequence GTGGAGATCGAACGACTTGTGCTGCCCGGCCCCGGACCGGCCGCCCCGCAGGACGCCGCGCTGCTGTGCGCGCGGCTGGCGCGGCTCTACGACGGCGGGGCGGGCGCGGTGGTCTGCGACGCCGCGGCGGTGACCACGCCCGGACTGGCCGACGTACAGGTGCTGGCCCGGCTGAGGCTGGCCGCGCGGGGGCGCGGGGGCTTCGCCGTCACCGGGGCCGGACCCGCCCTACGCGCCCTGCTGGACCTCGTAGGCCTCGTCGAGCTGCTCCGGGAGGCCGAAGAGGGGGAACCACCGGGCGGTGTCCAGGAAGGCGTTGAGTCCGACGATCTTGCCGTCTGA
- a CDS encoding sigma-70 family RNA polymerase sigma factor: MSDLAISTDLDAAMDRYRVELTGYCYRMLGSSFDAEDAVQDTYIRAWRSHEKFEGRSSLRSWLYRIATNVCLDLLNAGKKRARPMDLTAPQHQASAVLNERPEVTWLEPVPDGRVLPQTADPAEMALARESVRLAFVAALQHLPAKQRAVLILREVLAWKADEVAQLLDTTVASVNSALQRARATLAGHGLRESDPADPLDEDQAKLLEQYLSAFEAYDITRLTTLLHEDAVLSMPPFDLWLRGHADIAAWHLNQGIGCKGSRLVPTTANGMPAFGQYRPRADGRPGHTPWALQVLEISDGKIVGLNAFLDTARWFPLFGLPEQLDEAYEVQQGA; the protein is encoded by the coding sequence ATGAGCGATCTCGCCATCAGTACGGACCTCGACGCGGCGATGGACCGGTACCGGGTCGAGCTCACCGGCTACTGCTACCGGATGCTCGGCTCCTCCTTCGACGCCGAGGACGCGGTGCAGGACACGTACATCCGTGCCTGGCGCAGCCACGAGAAGTTCGAGGGCCGTTCCTCGCTGCGGTCCTGGCTGTACCGGATCGCCACCAACGTCTGCCTGGACCTACTGAACGCCGGGAAGAAGCGGGCCCGCCCGATGGACCTGACCGCCCCCCAGCACCAGGCCTCCGCCGTGCTCAACGAGCGCCCCGAGGTGACCTGGCTGGAGCCCGTCCCGGACGGCCGGGTCCTCCCGCAGACCGCCGATCCGGCCGAGATGGCGCTGGCCAGGGAATCCGTACGGCTGGCGTTCGTCGCGGCACTCCAGCACCTGCCGGCGAAGCAGCGGGCCGTGCTGATCCTGCGCGAGGTGCTGGCGTGGAAGGCGGACGAGGTCGCACAGCTGCTGGACACCACGGTGGCGTCGGTGAACAGCGCCCTGCAGCGGGCGCGGGCCACGCTCGCCGGGCACGGGCTGCGCGAGAGCGACCCGGCGGACCCGCTGGACGAGGACCAGGCCAAGCTGCTGGAGCAGTACCTCTCCGCCTTCGAGGCCTACGACATCACGCGCCTGACCACGCTCCTGCACGAGGACGCGGTGCTGTCGATGCCGCCGTTCGACCTGTGGCTCCGGGGCCACGCGGACATCGCGGCCTGGCACCTGAACCAGGGCATCGGCTGCAAGGGCTCCCGGCTGGTCCCGACGACGGCGAACGGCATGCCGGCCTTCGGCCAGTACCGTCCGCGCGCGGACGGGCGGCCGGGGCACACCCCGTGGGCGCTCCAGGTGCTGGAGATCTCAGACGGCAAGATCGTCGGACTCAACGCCTTCCTGGACACCGCCCGGTGGTTCCCCCTCTTCGGCCTCCCGGAGCAGCTCGACGAGGCCTACGAGGTCCAGCAGGGCGCGTAG
- a CDS encoding helix-turn-helix transcriptional regulator, with the protein MPAEETGAAGAAGAAGSVGELTPAARRLYAYAVERHAFDAAEATEALGVRAAAAITELAAAHLLQRAPGTGQDRWSAVAPRAAAARALAPLALLVRETHDEMDRLRGRLEALVPAYEAGTAHRDLSGSGRLELVTDLGAVRGLIGELVAACERELLTSQPGGGRPLEALEESIGRDESLLTRGVRMRTIYQHTARYSRPTAAYVERVTALGAQVRTLGDGLMRMLIFDEHTGLMAVPDRSGAALVVREPSVVHFMTSAFERSWLGAEPFSTTVSPDAARSISDELRQTIVRLLSEGLEDKVIARRLGMSERTCQRHIAEIMRAVGAKSRFQAGYLLSAAPAPATPSPAPSPAPADPHGPA; encoded by the coding sequence ATGCCAGCCGAGGAGACCGGAGCAGCCGGAGCAGCCGGAGCGGCCGGTTCCGTCGGGGAACTGACCCCGGCGGCCCGGCGCCTGTACGCGTACGCCGTCGAGCGGCACGCCTTCGACGCGGCGGAGGCCACCGAGGCCCTGGGCGTGCGCGCGGCCGCCGCGATCACCGAGCTGGCCGCCGCGCACCTGCTCCAGCGGGCCCCGGGCACCGGGCAGGACCGGTGGAGCGCGGTCGCGCCCCGGGCGGCGGCGGCGCGGGCGCTGGCCCCGCTGGCCCTGCTCGTCCGGGAGACCCACGACGAGATGGACCGGCTGCGGGGGCGGCTGGAGGCGCTGGTGCCGGCGTACGAGGCGGGGACCGCACACCGGGATCTGAGCGGCTCGGGCCGTCTGGAGCTGGTCACCGACCTCGGCGCGGTACGGGGGCTGATCGGGGAGCTGGTCGCGGCCTGCGAGCGGGAGCTGCTGACCTCGCAGCCCGGCGGGGGCCGGCCGCTGGAGGCGCTGGAGGAGTCGATCGGGCGGGACGAGTCCCTGCTGACGCGCGGGGTCCGGATGCGGACGATCTACCAGCACACGGCGCGGTACTCGCGGCCCACGGCGGCGTACGTCGAGCGGGTGACGGCGCTGGGCGCGCAGGTGCGGACGCTGGGCGACGGGCTGATGCGGATGCTGATCTTCGACGAGCACACGGGGCTGATGGCCGTACCGGACCGCAGCGGGGCGGCGCTGGTGGTGCGGGAGCCGAGTGTCGTGCACTTCATGACGTCGGCCTTCGAACGGTCCTGGCTGGGGGCGGAGCCCTTCTCGACGACGGTCAGCCCGGATGCGGCGCGGTCGATCTCGGACGAGCTGCGGCAGACGATCGTCCGGCTGCTGTCGGAGGGGCTGGAGGACAAGGTGATCGCACGCCGGCTGGGCATGTCGGAACGCACCTGCCAGCGCCACATCGCGGAGATCATGCGGGCCGTGGGAGCCAAGTCCCGCTTCCAGGCCGGCTACTTGCTCTCCGCGGCGCCGGCCCCCGCGACGCCGTCCCCCGCGCCGTCCCCCGCGCCCGCGGATCCGCACGGGCCGGCCTAG
- a CDS encoding cupin domain-containing protein, with protein sequence MTGLVSRSFDQADETRPFVDGKGRLDLLETGGTGVARSTFEPGWKWSEHVKPLAGTDSCRADHTGYVVSGRMKVVMDDGESTEFGPGDYMRVPPGHNAWVLGDEACVTLDWTGFADYAKPAPG encoded by the coding sequence ATGACCGGGTTGGTGTCCAGGAGCTTCGACCAGGCCGACGAGACTCGGCCGTTCGTCGACGGCAAGGGCAGGCTGGACCTGCTGGAGACCGGTGGCACGGGGGTGGCGCGCTCCACCTTCGAGCCCGGCTGGAAGTGGTCGGAGCACGTCAAGCCGCTGGCCGGGACGGACAGCTGCCGTGCCGACCACACCGGGTACGTGGTGAGCGGCCGCATGAAGGTCGTCATGGACGACGGGGAGAGCACCGAGTTCGGCCCCGGCGACTACATGCGGGTGCCTCCCGGGCACAACGCGTGGGTCCTGGGCGACGAGGCCTGCGTGACGCTGGACTGGACCGGCTTCGCGGACTACGCGAAGCCGGCGCCCGGCTGA
- a CDS encoding MFS transporter has translation MRRRGGENRKARRGAPGLIAQLRRPPGGRDARIMLLAQLLDRAGTGVWAAACVLYFTFILGLDAGQLGLLFGAAGVAGIAGSPLAGHLADRFPVRSLLIGCHLLRLGTLCALLVVTDFDVLLAVVAVTHLGDRAAKTLEMLFATRVAGEQRSTYQALSRSSANAGYALGAGLAAIGLAVGTRGAYQVLILANALSFLAAAVLVWRTREPRGRGLLTAPPGDGAEDAETDAHTGDGVDPAAAAGAGAGKAGPAGASPWRDRGYLRFVLLDIPMNLDDSILGVGLPLWLVTQTSAPHSLIPAFLVINTVLVVVLQLRVSAKVQGPRQAADAVALYGLTTLLCCVLLATATAGGVWAASAALLAAAVLATAAELMRSVSSWELAVSLAPREARASYLGVAGMAQSVQKSAGPLLLTGAVMTAGPAGWLVLGAAVAGLSLVQRRSGLRRLDLLSGTPAPAPASASA, from the coding sequence ATGCGGCGGCGTGGCGGGGAGAACCGGAAGGCACGGCGGGGAGCACCCGGCCTGATCGCGCAGCTGCGCAGGCCGCCGGGCGGCCGCGACGCCCGGATCATGCTGCTCGCCCAGCTCCTGGACCGCGCGGGAACGGGCGTCTGGGCCGCGGCCTGCGTCCTCTACTTCACCTTCATCCTCGGACTCGACGCCGGACAGCTCGGCCTGCTGTTCGGCGCGGCCGGAGTGGCGGGCATCGCCGGATCACCGCTCGCGGGCCACCTGGCCGACCGCTTCCCGGTGCGCTCGCTGCTGATCGGCTGCCACCTGCTGCGCCTCGGGACCCTCTGCGCGCTGCTGGTGGTCACCGACTTCGACGTGCTGCTGGCCGTGGTCGCCGTCACCCACCTGGGAGACCGGGCGGCCAAGACGCTGGAGATGCTCTTCGCCACCCGGGTCGCGGGCGAGCAGCGCTCCACCTACCAGGCGCTGTCGAGGAGTTCGGCGAACGCCGGCTACGCGCTCGGCGCGGGCCTCGCCGCCATCGGCCTCGCCGTCGGGACGCGGGGCGCGTACCAGGTGCTGATCCTCGCCAACGCGCTGTCGTTCCTCGCGGCCGCGGTCCTCGTCTGGCGCACCCGGGAGCCGCGCGGCCGCGGCCTGCTGACCGCACCGCCCGGCGACGGGGCCGAGGACGCGGAGACGGACGCGCATACGGGGGACGGGGTGGACCCGGCGGCCGCGGCGGGTGCCGGTGCGGGCAAGGCTGGTCCGGCCGGGGCGAGTCCGTGGCGGGACCGCGGCTACCTCCGGTTCGTCCTGCTGGACATCCCGATGAACCTGGACGACTCGATCCTGGGCGTCGGCCTGCCGCTGTGGCTGGTGACGCAGACCAGCGCGCCGCACTCCCTGATCCCGGCCTTCCTGGTCATCAACACCGTGCTCGTCGTCGTCCTGCAGCTGCGCGTGTCGGCGAAGGTCCAAGGCCCCCGCCAGGCGGCCGACGCGGTCGCCCTGTACGGACTGACGACGCTCCTGTGCTGCGTCCTCCTGGCCACCGCCACCGCGGGCGGGGTCTGGGCCGCCTCGGCCGCCCTGCTCGCCGCGGCGGTGCTGGCCACCGCGGCGGAGCTGATGCGCTCGGTCAGCTCCTGGGAACTGGCGGTCTCCCTCGCGCCCCGGGAGGCGCGCGCCTCGTACCTCGGCGTGGCCGGCATGGCCCAGTCCGTCCAGAAGTCCGCCGGCCCGCTGCTGCTCACCGGCGCGGTGATGACGGCCGGCCCGGCGGGCTGGCTGGTCCTCGGGGCGGCGGTGGCGGGACTCTCCCTCGTGCAACGGCGTTCCGGCCTGCGGCGGTTGGACCTCCTGAGCGGGACACCGGCCCCCGCCCCGGCCTCCGCGTCCGCCTGA
- a CDS encoding MFS transporter — protein MSPAHTGAPTTLGASTASFPEPQALSPGRPGYRRMSLALFAAGLATFALLYSTQALLPAISDGFGVTAGQASWTVSAATGALALFVLPLSALSERFGRTRMMTCSMVVAVGVGLLVPFAPNLEWLVALRAVQGAAIAGIPASAMAYLAEEVKPKALVAAIGLFVAGNSIGGMSGRLVTGWAAQLWGWRAGLAAVALMSLACAVAFLVLLPRARFFRPASLNPRAVGSTVAGHLRDPLLLRLYGIGALFMTVFGAVYTVIGYRLVDEPFSLGQGVVGSIFLIYLVGTVSSAAAGKLVARTGRRGALYLAVTTTALGLLLSLSESLAAIVVGLVLITAGFFAGHAVASAAVSRTAKTGRAQASALYQSAYYLGSSAGGTLGALAYHGAGWAATVGIALLAVLGVVSITLYGSHAARAQRRMPASALGAR, from the coding sequence ATGTCTCCCGCTCATACCGGGGCACCCACCACCCTGGGTGCCTCCACCGCGTCGTTCCCGGAACCCCAGGCTCTCTCCCCCGGCCGCCCCGGCTACCGCCGGATGAGCCTCGCGCTCTTCGCCGCCGGACTGGCGACCTTCGCCCTCCTCTACTCCACCCAGGCACTGCTGCCCGCGATCTCCGACGGCTTCGGGGTGACGGCGGGCCAGGCCAGCTGGACGGTGTCCGCGGCCACCGGCGCCCTCGCCCTGTTCGTGCTGCCGCTCAGCGCGCTGTCCGAGCGGTTCGGCCGCACCCGGATGATGACCTGCTCGATGGTGGTGGCCGTGGGCGTCGGCCTGCTGGTGCCCTTCGCGCCGAACCTGGAGTGGCTGGTGGCGCTGCGCGCCGTCCAGGGTGCGGCGATCGCCGGGATCCCGGCCTCCGCGATGGCGTACCTGGCGGAGGAGGTCAAGCCGAAGGCACTGGTGGCCGCGATCGGCCTGTTCGTGGCGGGCAACTCCATCGGCGGCATGAGCGGCCGTCTCGTCACCGGCTGGGCGGCTCAGCTGTGGGGCTGGCGGGCCGGGCTGGCGGCCGTCGCCCTGATGTCGCTGGCCTGCGCGGTAGCCTTCCTGGTGCTGCTGCCCCGGGCGCGGTTCTTCCGCCCGGCGTCGCTGAACCCGCGCGCGGTGGGGAGTACCGTCGCCGGCCACCTGCGCGATCCTCTGCTGCTGCGCCTGTACGGGATCGGCGCGCTGTTCATGACGGTCTTCGGCGCGGTCTACACCGTCATCGGCTACCGCCTGGTCGACGAGCCGTTCTCGCTCGGACAGGGCGTCGTCGGGTCGATCTTCCTGATCTACCTGGTCGGTACGGTCTCCTCCGCGGCCGCGGGCAAGCTGGTGGCCCGCACGGGGCGGCGCGGCGCGCTGTACCTGGCCGTGACCACCACGGCGCTGGGGCTGCTGCTGTCGCTGTCCGAGTCCCTGGCGGCGATCGTGGTCGGGCTGGTCCTGATCACGGCGGGCTTCTTCGCGGGGCACGCGGTGGCCTCGGCCGCGGTGAGCCGGACGGCGAAGACGGGCCGGGCGCAGGCCTCCGCGCTCTACCAGTCGGCGTACTACCTGGGCTCCAGCGCGGGCGGCACCCTGGGCGCCCTCGCCTACCACGGGGCCGGGTGGGCGGCCACGGTCGGCATCGCGCTGCTGGCGGTGCTCGGCGTCGTGTCGATCACCCTCTACGGGAGCCACGCGGCCCGTGCGCAGCGGCGGATGCCGGCGTCGGCCCTGGGCGCGCGCTGA
- a CDS encoding LysR family transcriptional regulator: MNRYEEDMAVTRLLAPRLAYFAAVARHEHVTRAAHELGVPQSTLSRAMVRLEQDLGVTLFARKGRTVALTTAGRTFLASAEQALDGIARAAESVQQDADPAFGKVAFGFLHTLGSETVPGLIRAFRADHPRVRFSLVQNYGEAMLEKLRAGELDLCLTSPLPDAPDLVARRLDEQRLRLVVPEDHRLAVRKRIRLAEAAEETFVTLEPGYGLRRITDDLCAEAGFIPRVAFEGEEAETLRGLVAAGLGVALLPPPAVARPGVVELTVTAPRAVREIGVAWLDGHPDTPPVAEFKRFLLSRRGRLIPELEPPSA; this comes from the coding sequence ATGAACCGTTACGAAGAAGACATGGCCGTGACACGTCTGCTGGCCCCGCGCCTGGCGTACTTCGCCGCCGTCGCCCGGCACGAGCACGTCACCCGCGCCGCGCACGAACTCGGCGTCCCGCAGTCCACCCTGTCGCGGGCCATGGTCCGCCTCGAACAGGACCTGGGCGTCACGCTGTTCGCCCGCAAGGGCCGCACCGTCGCCCTCACCACCGCGGGCCGCACCTTCCTCGCCTCCGCCGAACAGGCCCTGGACGGGATCGCCCGCGCCGCCGAATCCGTCCAGCAGGACGCCGACCCGGCCTTCGGCAAGGTCGCGTTCGGATTCCTCCACACCCTCGGGTCCGAGACCGTACCCGGCCTGATCCGCGCCTTCCGGGCGGACCACCCGCGCGTGCGCTTCTCCCTGGTCCAGAACTACGGCGAGGCCATGCTGGAGAAGCTGCGCGCCGGCGAACTCGACCTCTGCCTCACCTCGCCCCTCCCGGACGCCCCCGACCTCGTCGCCCGCCGCCTCGACGAGCAGCGCCTGCGCCTGGTCGTCCCCGAGGACCACCGCCTCGCCGTCCGCAAGCGCATCCGCCTCGCCGAGGCCGCGGAGGAAACCTTCGTCACCCTCGAACCCGGCTACGGCCTGCGCCGCATCACCGACGACCTGTGCGCGGAGGCCGGCTTCATCCCGCGCGTCGCGTTCGAGGGCGAGGAGGCCGAAACCCTGCGCGGCCTCGTGGCCGCGGGCCTCGGCGTGGCCCTCCTGCCGCCCCCGGCCGTGGCCCGCCCCGGCGTGGTCGAGCTGACGGTCACCGCCCCGCGCGCCGTCCGCGAGATCGGCGTCGCCTGGCTCGACGGCCACCCCGACACCCCGCCGGTGGCGGAGTTCAAACGCTTCCTGCTCTCCCGCCGCGGCCGCCTGATCCCCGAACTGGAACCGCCCTCCGCGTGA